CCAAAACGGATAGCCATGATAAAAAATAGTCTGAAAGACTTTATATATCGTATCAAAATCATAGTTTTCTTTGTCTAAAATCTGCCTTGTAAGTTGTGCGCCCCTGCGTGCGTGGCTAGGGTGGCTAATGCTTCCATCTGGTTCGTGAGTAAGAGTGTGAGGTTTGCAAATATCGTGAAACAAGACCGTTAGAAATAAAATATCTTGTTCTGTTTTGGAAAAAGTGTTCCATTCTTCTGTTTTCAAAATAGAATCCAAAACCATTTGTGTATGTGTATAAACATCTCCTTCTGCATGTTTGATAGAGTCTTGCATCGTATTTTTCATATCCTCAAACAAGGAGCTGTATTTTTTTACCAGTTCAAAATCTTCTAGTTTCATTATCTTTTTATTTTGACTAATTCTAATTTTATTTTTTTAGTATTGCTTTCAAAACAAATCCTTTCTATTATTGATTCCGTTATAAGGGAAAAAGTAATAAAAACGTTAGAGTACAAAAAGTTATTGGTGTTGCTAAACTAAAACACCAACAAACAGTATTTTTCCCTGTTCTGTGTCTCGCAGAACAGTAAATATCTATTGATGAGTACTTTATAAAAATATATATTTACTTTTTAGCCTTTTATAAAAATAGACTTCAACATTAAAAAAATATAGACTATGTCAAAGAACGGAGTTCAGAAAACAGTAGTAACGATGAAAACATCGATTACACAAGAGATGCAAAACCTTATCAATAAGCAAATTCAGCTAGAAGCTCGCTCTTCGTGGGCATATTTGGCTGCAGCTTCGTGGTGCGATAAGGAAGGTTATGTCAATTCGGCAAAATATCTCTACAACCACGCAGAAGAAGAACGCATGCACATGATGAAATTCTTCGATTATCTAAATAATGCTGGTGGACATGCTCTTGCTCCAGAAATTACAGATTTGCGTTATAACTTCGATAAATTGAGAGAAGTTTTCGAAACGGCTCTAAAGCACGAAATCAAGGTTACTTTAGCTATCAATGATTTGGTAGATGCGTGTTTGAAAGCAAAAGATTTTGCTACGTTTCAGTTTTTGCAATGGTTTGTAAACGAGCAAAGAGAAGAAGAGGTAATTTCTCGTCGTGCTGTGGAGCTTTTCGATATTATTGGTGAAGAAGGACAGGGAATATGGCTTATAGACCAAGCTATCGGAAACTTAGAAAATGAAATAGCACAAATTGAAAGTCCTTCTGGTGAAGCAGAATAATATATTATTTACTTAAAGGTAAATCATCAAATCACTATAAAAACCTAGTTTTTATAGTGATTTTTTTGGCTTAAAAAACTGTTTTGATTATTTTGAGTTTAGACAGATACGAAACAAATAGACAGCTATAAAAGAAAATTATGAAAAAAGATAATAGTTTGAGTGAAAATGAATTAAAAGCCTTGATTTCGCTTTTAGAAGACGATGATACAGAAATCTTGAATCATATAAGAAATAAAATTTTATCTATCGGAAAGCCTATTATTCCACTTTTAGAAGATACTTGGACAAGTAGTTTAAATTTGAAGTTGCAAAGTAGAATTGAAGATATTTTACATACTTTACAATTTGGTCTCTTGAAAGAAAAGCTGCAAAACTGGTATGAAAATGAGCAAGACGATTTGCTCAAAGGTTTATGGATTTTGGCAACTTATCAGTACCCAGATTTAGAATATGAGGAGTTAAAAGTTAAGATAGAACAACTTTACTTTGAAACGTGGGTTAGTTTTCAAAATGTTCAGCATCCAATAGACCAAATTAGACGGCTTAACAGTATTTTTTTTGAAAAGCTATCTTTTAAAGCTAATGTAAATAATTTTCATTCGGTTAATAATTCTATGATAAATCAAGTGTTGGAATCTAAAAAAGGAAATCCAATAAGTTTATCAGTAGTCTATATGTTGATTGCACAGAAGCTCAAACTGCCTGTATTTGGTGTCAATTTGCCTAATCTTTTTGTCTTGACCTATAAAAGTGAAGAACTTACCTTCTACATCAATGTATTTAACCGAGGGGTTATTTTTGCTAAACAAGACATCGACAACTACCTCAAACAACTCAAATTACCTCAAAATGAAACTTTTTACTCACCCTGTGATAATTTAGCCATTCTACGAAGAACCATTCATAACCTAATCCAGTCGTTTGAACATGCTGCGCAAGGCGAAAAAATACCAGAACTGATAGAGCTTTTATCTATTTTAGGAGAAAATATCAATGATAATACAGAAAAATAAAAAAGCCATCCAAAAATACTTTCTTAGATGGCTTAGTTTATAAGTTTTATGATTGTGATATAAAAGGGGAGTTTTGCCTTCTTGTTTTCCTATTTTTTTATTTGTTATTATTTCATTTTTTGAATCATCACAACAGCATTACTAAAATCTACTGATGCAGAATTGATACGCTCAAAGGCTGCTAATTGTTCTTTTGTTTGAATACCATCTCTGTAAAACTCTGTTACTTCAACTATCAGCACTCCATTTTTGATGGTAGCCTCTGTTTTGAAGTGCATAATCATCTTACCCATTTCCACATTCCAGATTTGCTTTTTCAAGGCTTCAAAGTTTCTAACATAATAGCCTTCTGGAATTTCTATTTCAATCGTAGTCTTAAATTCTTCGGGATAACCTTTTTCTACATTTCCTTTCTGTGTATATGATTTTGGATGTGCATCTAAAAGACTTCCTAATTTGAATAGATAAGTTTCATTAGCTTGCTCTACAAGCGTATTAGAAGAAATTTCTCCTTCTATTTTAAACAAATCCATACGAATACTTTGAGCATCGTAGTAATTGTTTTCTATAGTCGTAATATCTACACGCTCTGTCATTTCCTGTTCTCCTGCACGAATATCAAATCGCTCTGCTACTGCTTTTTCTGGTTCGTCAGAAAGGTAATAATACGCATTATAATCTATGGCAGAATAACCTGTTAGCTCTCTCTTTAAATTTATTTTTGTAGTATTGAGTTCATCTTGAAAACTTACCTTATAATGTGTGTCAGTACTGCTTTGTGAAGGAACAAAATTTATAGTACGAACATCTGCATACGCTACAATATCTTCTCCAATTATAACTGGAGGTTTGACAAACAGACCTTTATTGTTGATGAGAGAGTAAGGAATATAACCATAACGATAATTTACTTCTGTCGGCATCAAATAGCTTTTCAGAGAAGGAAAGTAAAAAAGATAAGAATGGATAAAATCCCAAGATGGAAACTCTTCGTCAAAGACAAAATATTTTTTATCTGATGTGCCTACCAAACGGTGGTCTATTCCTGCATTCTGAAAGAAAGCCCCAAACAAACGCAACACGCCATAACTATCGCTCATACCTGTTTCTAAAGAAGACAAAAGAGAGTAAGAATCGTGGCTAATGTTTTCATCTATACGAATATGATTTTTGATGTAATCTTCAATCGCCTTAATTTTTTGTTCTTGTGATAAGAATGAGCTTTTTTCTGCTCCAAGTTCTTCTAAAATAGAATTTATACGTCTGTTTTCTTCCTTTAAGCTCAAAGGATAAACTACTGATGCAATTTCGTTGGCAATATTATTCCAACTATTGTCAGCATATTTCTCATCTGCCAAGACGTGTGAAAAACGGTAGTGCAAACGCATTAGATTACCCTCACCTAAAATAGATTTAGATGAAGAACTATGTATTCTATCGGTAGAAATAGAAAGCAAATTTCTACCCATCGCATCGCTTTGCTCTTTAGCCTGTGGAAGTCCGTTATAACTTTTGCTAGTAAAGAAAATATTAGATGGTGTTACAAGCTCAAAACTAACGTTTTTCAAAAGAACATTAGAGGGATAAATATAATGTCCAGATAAAGATGCAGAACGCTCAACTAAATACAAATATTCAATATCACTTCCTACTTGCGCCCCCTCAATAGGAAAACGAGTAGAGGAAGTAAAAAAGCCATTTTCTTCTACTTGACGAATTTGAGATAAATCAATTTCTGTTATTTTTCCATCTTCTTGAATACTTCTTGCCTTCAAGCGTACCAATTTTTCACCATTTTGAAGAGGAACATAAACTTTGTTGTATTGCTTTAAAGCATTTTCAGAATTAATTTTTATAGAATGATGTACCAGTTCCCATACTTTGAAGTCGCCTTTCTCATCATAAAAATACTCTAAAGCATCATGATATTTTTGAAACACTACTTGCTCTTTGCGCTCGTCTGCATTTAGCTTTGACGAAGTAGGAGAGATTTCCCAATCATAATTGAGAAGTCCGAAGGTTTCTAAAGAAGGAAAAAGGGTATTATTTTCATCGTCTGTAAAATCATTAGTAGTTTGCTGTGCCTTCGCCATTACTGTCAGAGTAACAACGAAAAGTAAAGCGAGAAAAGATGAAAAAAATTGTAAATATCTACTCATAAAAAATATAGGATATATATATAAGGTCGTGATTTATCTAAAACAGATGGTTAGGGAGCTATTAATCAACATAATAACTACAAAAATTAACCCTAAAGTTTTTAAATTACAAATTAGTAAAGTGATATAACAGATTGTTTAAC
The genomic region above belongs to Bernardetia sp. and contains:
- a CDS encoding DUF3857 domain-containing protein, giving the protein MSRYLQFFSSFLALLFVVTLTVMAKAQQTTNDFTDDENNTLFPSLETFGLLNYDWEISPTSSKLNADERKEQVVFQKYHDALEYFYDEKGDFKVWELVHHSIKINSENALKQYNKVYVPLQNGEKLVRLKARSIQEDGKITEIDLSQIRQVEENGFFTSSTRFPIEGAQVGSDIEYLYLVERSASLSGHYIYPSNVLLKNVSFELVTPSNIFFTSKSYNGLPQAKEQSDAMGRNLLSISTDRIHSSSSKSILGEGNLMRLHYRFSHVLADEKYADNSWNNIANEIASVVYPLSLKEENRRINSILEELGAEKSSFLSQEQKIKAIEDYIKNHIRIDENISHDSYSLLSSLETGMSDSYGVLRLFGAFFQNAGIDHRLVGTSDKKYFVFDEEFPSWDFIHSYLFYFPSLKSYLMPTEVNYRYGYIPYSLINNKGLFVKPPVIIGEDIVAYADVRTINFVPSQSSTDTHYKVSFQDELNTTKINLKRELTGYSAIDYNAYYYLSDEPEKAVAERFDIRAGEQEMTERVDITTIENNYYDAQSIRMDLFKIEGEISSNTLVEQANETYLFKLGSLLDAHPKSYTQKGNVEKGYPEEFKTTIEIEIPEGYYVRNFEALKKQIWNVEMGKMIMHFKTEATIKNGVLIVEVTEFYRDGIQTKEQLAAFERINSASVDFSNAVVMIQKMK
- a CDS encoding ferritin — protein: MSKNGVQKTVVTMKTSITQEMQNLINKQIQLEARSSWAYLAAASWCDKEGYVNSAKYLYNHAEEERMHMMKFFDYLNNAGGHALAPEITDLRYNFDKLREVFETALKHEIKVTLAINDLVDACLKAKDFATFQFLQWFVNEQREEEVISRRAVELFDIIGEEGQGIWLIDQAIGNLENEIAQIESPSGEAE
- a CDS encoding transglutaminase-like domain-containing protein, translated to MKKDNSLSENELKALISLLEDDDTEILNHIRNKILSIGKPIIPLLEDTWTSSLNLKLQSRIEDILHTLQFGLLKEKLQNWYENEQDDLLKGLWILATYQYPDLEYEELKVKIEQLYFETWVSFQNVQHPIDQIRRLNSIFFEKLSFKANVNNFHSVNNSMINQVLESKKGNPISLSVVYMLIAQKLKLPVFGVNLPNLFVLTYKSEELTFYINVFNRGVIFAKQDIDNYLKQLKLPQNETFYSPCDNLAILRRTIHNLIQSFEHAAQGEKIPELIELLSILGENINDNTEK